The following proteins come from a genomic window of Candidatus Thiodiazotropha sp. CDECU1:
- the yhbY gene encoding ribosome assembly RNA-binding protein YhbY: MPLTTAQNRTLKKLAHDLKPVVIVGQHGLSEGVLNEIDTTLNTHELIKVKLAGADKEDRIQLSGDIVERLSAELIQIIGRVAIFYRPNPKKKKNRVVI; this comes from the coding sequence ATGCCGCTCACTACCGCGCAAAACCGTACATTGAAAAAACTCGCCCATGACCTAAAACCGGTGGTCATCGTCGGTCAGCACGGCCTCAGTGAGGGGGTGCTCAACGAAATCGACACCACCCTCAACACCCATGAACTGATCAAGGTCAAACTGGCGGGCGCGGACAAAGAGGATCGCATCCAACTCAGCGGCGATATCGTAGAACGCCTATCGGCGGAACTGATCCAGATCATCGGCCGGGTGGCGATATTCTATCGGCCCAATCCGAAAAAGAAGAAAAACAGGGTTGTTATTTAA
- the greA gene encoding transcription elongation factor GreA, producing the protein MSKVPLTAKGAAKLQDELKQLKTIERPKVIKAIAEARAHGDLKENAEYHAARDQQSFIEGRIKDIEGKLSHAQIIDVTKLDAGGKVVFGATVVVLELDNDEEFTYQIVGDDEADIKHGLVSISSPIARALIGKQEGDDVFLETPGGPREFEILEVRYV; encoded by the coding sequence ATGAGCAAGGTACCGTTGACGGCCAAAGGCGCGGCTAAGCTGCAGGATGAGCTGAAGCAGTTGAAAACCATCGAGCGGCCGAAAGTCATCAAGGCGATTGCCGAGGCGAGAGCGCATGGCGATCTGAAGGAGAACGCGGAGTATCATGCCGCCCGTGATCAGCAGAGTTTCATCGAAGGCCGGATCAAGGATATCGAAGGCAAACTCTCCCATGCCCAGATCATCGATGTCACCAAATTGGATGCGGGTGGAAAGGTGGTTTTCGGTGCTACGGTGGTGGTGTTGGAACTGGACAATGATGAGGAGTTCACCTATCAGATCGTCGGTGATGACGAAGCCGATATCAAACATGGCCTGGTTTCGATCAGCTCGCCGATTGCACGTGCCCTGATCGGCAAGCAGGAGGGGGATGATGTATTCCTCGAGACCCCGGGCGGACCAAGGGAGTTCGAGATTCTGGAAGTACGCTACGTGTGA